From the genome of Corallococcus macrosporus DSM 14697:
GTCGAGTCCTCCCACTCCGTCGCCGGCGCGCCAGAAGCCCTGACCCTCACCCCTGGCGGCATCGAGGTCTTCCGAGATGCCGCAGGGCGCCCATCACTTCGAGGTGCGCTGACCCGTGCCCATGCGTCCGGAGGCCCCTGGTGGGGCATGCGGGGCGCGGGGCAGTATCCCGGTCGCGAGCAACGAGGGCTCGCCGAACGCGGAGGGAGCAGGTGATGCGGACATTGATGAAGTGCATGGGGCTGCTGTTGCTCGTCCTCGGGTGCGCGTGCGCGAGCACCCGGCCCGCTGTGCTCGAGCCCGTACCGCCCCACCAGACCTTCACCCTCGAGTCCGCGAAGCTGAAGGAGACCCGCCACATCACCGTCTATCTGCCGCCGGGCTACGCGGCGACGCCGGAGGCACGCTTCCCGGTGCTCTACATGCCCGACGGAGGGCTGAAGGAGGACTTCCCGCACCTGGCCACCACCGTCGACGCGGCCATCCGCGCGGGCGAACTGCGGCCCCTCATCATCGTGGGCATCGAGAACACCGTGCGGCGGCGGGACATGACGGGCCCGACCACGGTGGCTTCGGACCGGGAGGTGGCCCCTGTCATTGGAGGCTCGGCGGAGTTCCGCGCCTTCATCCACGAGGAGCTGATGCCGGAGGTGGAGCGCCGCTACCGGGTGACGCGGGAGCGGGCCATCATCGGCGAGTCGCTCGCGGGCTACTTCATCGTGGAGACGTTCTTCCTCCAGCCGGAGCTGTTCGACACCTACCTCGCGCTGAGCCCCAGCCTGTGGTGGAACGCGGAGTCCTTGGTGAAGGAGGCGGGTGAGCGGCTCGCGGCCCGGCCCGACCTGCGCGCGGGGCTCTACGTGTCCTCCGCCGATGAGACGGACATCGTCCCCGCCGTGGCGCGGCTGGGTGAGGTCCTCCGCGCCAGCGCGCCCCCGGGACTGAAGTGGGAGGTCGAGCCCCGGCCGGACCTGCGCCACGACAACATCTACCGGAAGAGCTCGCCCGGCGTGCTGCGCAAGTGGCTGCCGCCAGTGAAGACGGCCGAAGGCTCGCACTGACGGGCCCGCGTGTGCCGCGCCAGCGCCACGCGGAGGCCCGGGGCCCCCGCGCGGCGCGAGACGCCCGCGGCCTACTGCGGCGGCATCTGGCCCGGGTCCATCCAGGCCAACTCCCAGTGGTGGCCGTCCGGGTCGTAGAAGCTGCCGCCGTACATGAAGCCGAGGTCCATGGCCTCCGCCGCGGGAGAGCCGCCGTTCGCCAGCGCGATCTTCACCATCTCGTCGACCTCCGCCTTGCTGTCGGCGGACAGCGCGTAGGTGCCCGCGGTGCTCTGGGTCGCGTCGTGCAGGGGCTTCTTGATGAAGTCCTTGAAGCGGGTGTGCGTGAGGAGCATCACGAACGCGTCCTCGCCCACCACCATGCAGGTGGCGTTCTCGTCGGTGAAGTCCTTGTTGAACTCGAAGCCGAGCCTGGTGAAGAAGTCGACCGAGCGCTTCAGGTCGGCCACGGGCAGGTTGAGGAAGAGCTTGCGGGGACGGCTGACCTTCATGTTCGCCTCCAGGGAGGGTGGGTTTTGAAGGTTGAGACTGCCCGGCCGCCCCGAAATCATCGGTCCTTTTCCAGGAAGATTTTCGCCGCCCCACCTACCGGGGGAGCTCCAGGGGGAGGCCGAAGCGCGGGAACAACGTCTTCGTGTCGAGGAAGTGGGTCATTGCCGCGATGCGTCCACCGGACAGCTCCAGGACGATGAGCGACCACGGCGTGTAGGGCTCCCCCTCACTGCTCGCGTGGTACTGGCCAAAGGCCGGTGAGCCACAGGCCGAGGTCGGCACCAGCCGGGAGCCCCGGCAGACGGCTCCCCTTCCCAGGAACCAGCCACGAATGGACTCGTGCCCCTGGAGCCACAGCGAGAAGGGAGGCATATTCAGGGTCACCTCCTCGTGGAGCAGCGCGGTGAAGGCGTCCATGTCGTAGCGCTCGAACGCGTCCACGTAGCGGTCCAGCAACGCCGCCTGGGCGTCGGACTGCGGCGCCTGGTAGTCGGAGTCATCCAGCCCCAGGTCCGACAGCGTCACCCGGGCGCGCTGGAGCGCGCTGTTGACCGAGGCCACCGACGTCTCCAGCGTCTCGGCGATTTCGGCGGCGGGCCAGCCCAGGACCTCGGCCAGCAGGAGCACCGCGCGCTGCTTCGGCGGCAGGTGCTGGAGCGCCGCGAGGAACGCGAGCCGGATGCTCTGACGCAGCGACACCTGCTCGGACGGGTCCACGTCCGACGGCACGGCCAGCGCGTCTGGGATGGGCTCAATCCAGCTGTTCGCGGGCAGCGGCGTCAGCGGCCCGTCAATGGAGTACGCGGGCCCCAGCTCCATGGGCCGCGCGCGGCGACCGCTCGCCGACAACGCGTCCATGCACACGCGGGTGGCGATGGTGTACAGCCAGGTCCGGACCGACGAGCGCCCCTCGAACCGGTCCATCGCGCGCCAGGCGCGGACCATCGTCTCCTGGACGGCGTCATCCGCTTCCGAGATGGACCCCAGCATGCGGTAGCAATGGCCGACGAGCGCCGCGCGGTGCTCCTCGAAGGCGAACACCTGATTCCTCGAATCCGGAAGGTCCTTCATCGAAGGGGGTCTATCAGGCCCACCCGGTCGTGTCAGGGGCGCGGGCAGACCGCGCCCGTGTCAATCCACGCGCGGATCAACTCACCAAACGCACGCTGCGTCCCTGGCACGGGCTCCAGGCCAGCGCCCGGCTCCCACCCCCAGCCCACCAGGACGTCCTCGGCCATGTGGTGGTGCAGCGCCTCCAGGGACTTGCCGCCGTTGCGCGCGGGGTCCTTGAGCTGCTCGCAAATCTTCCCCAGGGGCACGCCCACCCAGGCCATCTCCGCCGGGGCCAGCGCCCACTTCGGGTTGCCCGGCACGCTGCGCACCGTCGCCCCCACCAGCGGCGTGTTCCGCTCCTGGTGACACGCGGTGCACGGCAGGGCGGGCGTTCCATGCCCCGAAGGGCCCCCCGCCACGGCGGGCACGTGCGGCCGCTGGTCCATGCCCTGCCGGGGGACTCCATCCGCGGGGTGGCAGTTGACGCAGCGGGGGTGCGTTATCACGCGCCCCGCCTCGACGAAGAGCGCGGCCGACCGCTGCCTCTCATCCGCGATGCCAGCGAACGCGGACACCGGCCGCAGTGACGCCCCCGCCGCGCGCGCCTGCGCCCGCGCCGCCGGGGGTTCGGCCGGCTCGGGTGCGCTCTTGGCGGATTTGCAGCCCGCCGCGGCGAGCGTGGCGCCCAGCAGGATGGCCATGCGTCCCAGGTGTCTCATCCGTGCTCCAGCTCCCTCAGGACGGCCTCCGCGGCGCGGCGGCCCGACATCAGCGCGCCGTCGATGGAGGCATTGTCGCGGTGGTCTCCACATACGAACAGGCCCGGTGACAGCCGCACCGGCCGGCGTGGCGGCTCCAGCGCCTCGGGCGGCTGCGCGGGCAGCGCGAGCGGAAGCGCGTAGGTGCGCAGGTGCCGCCACGCGGACACCGCGGGACCGAACCAGTCCGCCAGCTCCGCGCGCACCTCGGCCTGCAGCGTGTCCAGGTCCGGCGTGGCGCCGACGACGGACACGGACACGAGCGCCTGTCCGCGAGGCGCGTACGCGGGTGAGACCTCGCTCATCACCGCCACGTTGTTCACCCGGCCCCGGCCCTCGCCGTTGAGCAGCAGCCAGGGGCCCTCCACGGGGGGCTCCGGCGCGGCGAAGTAGAGGCACGTCACCCGGTTCATCAGCGGAGGCACCATGCCCGGCAGCAGCCCCACGGCGCTCGCCGGGTCGGTGGCCACCACCACCGCCCTGGCGCCAATCAGCTCTCCGTCCGCCAGGCGCACGCGGTGCCCCCACACGTCCGACACGGGCGCGCGCATCCGCAGCATGCCCGCTGGCAGCCTCGCGGCGAGCTGCTCCGGGATGACGCCCATCCCCGACTCGGGGACCGCCGCGTACCCGCTGGCGAACATGCGGAAGACGAACTCCAGGAAGCGGCTGGAGGTGGACAGCTCCTTCTCCAGGAAGATGCCCGCGAAGAAGGGGCGCAGGAACGACTCGCGCAGCGCCTCCGTGAAGCCCAGCTCGTCCAGGTAGCGCCGCGACGTGCGCGACGGGCGCTGCCACACGTCCTCCACTTCCCCCGAGAGCGCGAGCTGCCGCAGCTCCAGCACGCGCAGCTTGTCCCCGAACGTCCCCACGGGGGCGAACAGGTGGGTGAGCGCGTCCACGGGCCGGCGCAGCGGGTCCGCCACCGTGTGAAACCTGCCACCCCGCCGCACCCGGGCGCCGGGGATGAACCGGCGCAGCGACAGCGCCTCCAGGTCCAGGGTGCGCCGGCCCTCCGGATACGCGGCCAGGTACACCTGGAAGCCCCTGTCTAGCAGGAAGCCCTCATGGACATCCGTGCGGACCCTGCCCCCGGGTGCGTCGCTTCCCTCCAGCAGCAACACCTTCACCCGTGACGCGACGAGCGCCCGCGCGCACGCCAGCCCCGCGAGTCCCGCACCGACGACGATGACCTCCGGATTCGGCACCGCGCTCCTCCCAGATTCTGCTCAAGAAAAGCACTCACGCTCGCTTGATAAGCGTGGGAGGCGCAAGGGAGACTCGGAGGCGGTTGCGGGCAACAGACACTTGATGCAGAACCACCGGCTGTTGTTCGTCACCCCCGTGAAACCCGGCGCCGGATGCTCCCGGCCCACAACACCCCTTCGGAGCAAGAGAAAGCAGGTAGCCCCATGTTGATCGTGATGCGACCCGACGCGACGGCCCAGGACATCGAGCGTGTGAACGATGAAATCCGCCGTCGTGGTTGGCAACCGCACGCGATTCCAGGGGGCACTCGCACGGCGGTTGGCATCACTGGAAATCCGGGCGCGGTGGAGCCGGAGCCCTTCCGCGTGCTCCCTGGCGTCGCGGACGCCGTCGCCATCTCCCAGCCGTTCAAGCTCGTCAGCCGCGAGGTGAAGCCGGAGGACACGCAGCTTCGCGTCGGCGACCTGACGATTGGCGGCTCGGCCTTCCACGTCATCGCCGGTCCGTGCTCGGTGGAGTCGCGCGAGCAGATCCTCTCCACCGCGCACGCGGTGAAGAAGGCGGGCGCCACCATGCTGCGCGGCGGCGCGTTCAAGCCGCGCACCAGCCCCTATGAGTTCCAGGGCCTCAAGGGTGACGGGCTCGCGCTGCTGGCCGAGGCGCGCCAGGAGACGGGCCTGCTCGTCACCACCGAGGTGAAGGACACCGCCACGCTCCAGGCCGTCGCGGACGCCACGGACATCCTCCAGATTGGCGCGCGCAACATGCAGAACTTCAGCCTGCTGGAGGCGGTGGGCGAGCTGCGCAAGCCCGTGCTGCTCAAGCGCGGCATGAGCGCCACCATCAAGGAGCTGCTGATGGCGGCCGAGTACATCGTCGCCCGCGGCAACACGCAGGTCATCCTCTGCGAGCGCGGCATCCGCACGTTCGAGACGATGACGCGCAACACGCTGGACCTCAACGCGGTGCCCATGCTGAAGGCGCTGTCGCACCTGCCCGTCTTCGTGGACCCGTCGCACGGCATCGGCGTGCGCAAGGCGGTGCCGGCGATGATGCGCGCGGCGACGGCGGTGGGGGCGGACGGCATCATCGTCGAGGTGCACCCCGACCCGCCGCGCGCGAAGTCGGACGGCGCCCAGTCGCTGGACTTCTCCGAGTTCGAGAAGTCCATGAACGAGGTCCGCGCCATCGCCCAGGCGATGGGCCGCGAAGTCGTCAGGCTGGGATAGGCCATGACCCTCAAGGAAGCGCTGGGCAAGGTGGTGGGCCGGCGCGACCTCACCCGCGAGGAGATGACCCGCGTCATGGGTCTGATGCTCGCCGGGGAGGCTTCGCCTGCCCAGGTTGGCGCGCTGGCGACGGCGCTGAAGATGAAGGGTGAGACGGAGGATGAAATCCTCGGCGCGGCGGAGGCCATGCGGGCCTGCGCGGCGAAGCTGTCCCCGCGCGCGGAGGTGGTGCTGGACACCTGCGGCACGGGCGGAGACGGCGCGCACACCTTCAACATCTCCACCGCGGTGGCCTTCGTGGCCGCCGGGGCGGGGGTGACGGTGGCCAAGCACGGCAACCGCGCGGTCTCCAGCCGCTGTGGCAGCGCGGACGTGCTGGCGGCGCTGGGCGTCTCCATGGAGCGTCCGCACGAGCGCGTGGCGCGGGACATCGACGAGCACGGCGTGGGCTTCCTCTTCGCGCCCTCGCACCACGGGGCCCTGCGGCACGTGGCGCAGGCGCGGCGGGACATGGGGTTCCACAGCGTGTTCAACCTGCTGGGGCCGCTGACGAACCCGGCGGGCGCGCGCTACCAGCTCCTGGGGACCTTCGACGGCGGGCGCGTGGAGCAGACGGCGCGGGTGCTGGGCCGGCTCGGCAGCCGCCGCGCGTGGGTGGTGCACGGGCACGACGGGCTGGATGAAATCTCCCCGTGCAGCGCCACACAGGTCGCGGAGCTGCGCGAGGACGGCACGGTCCACACCTTCACGGTGTCGCCCCGGGACGCCGGGCTGGACGTGGTGCCGCGCGAGGCCATCGCGGGCGGCGACGCGGAGGAGAACGCGCAGCGGCTGCGCGCGCTGCTGGACGGCGAGCGCTCGGGGCTGCGCACGGCGGTGCTGCTCAACGCGGCGGCGGCGCTCGTCGTCGTCGGGCTGGTGACGGACCTGCGTGACGGCGTGCGCAAGGCCGAGCACGCCATCGACTCGGGCGCGGCGCGGCGCAAGCTGGCGGCGCTCATCGATGGGGCCGTGTCATGACCCTCCCTTCGAACGGCCCTGCGCCAGGAACGTTGGATCGCATCATGGCGCGCAAACGCCAGGAGCTCGCGGCGCGTCCGCCCATGGCGCCTCGCGTGCGCCCCGTCCACCGCGACTTCGCCCAGGGCCTGGTGACCCACCGCTCCGGGCGGCGCGTGAGCGTCATCGCGGAGGTGAAGCGCAAGAGCCCGTCAGGGGGCGCGTTCCCCCACGCCGACGTGGTGGCGGTGGCCCGGGCCTATGAGGCCGCGGGCGCCAGCGCCATCAGCGTGCTGACGGATGGGCCGGACTTCGGCGGCGCGCTGGAGGACCTCGTGGCGGTGCGGGCGGCGGTGGCGCTGCCCGTGCTGCGCAAGGACTTCCTCGTCGCCGCGCGTGAAGTGGAGGAGAGCGCGCTGTGGGGCGCCGACGCGGTGCTGCTCATCGCCGACGCGCTGGAGGACGGCGAGCTGCGGGAGATGGTCGCCACGGCGAAGGCGGTGGGCGTGGCCGCGTTGGTGGAGGCCCACACGGAGGCGCACGCCGAGCGCGCGCTGGCCGCGGGCGCGAAGCTGGTGGGCATCAACAACCGCGACCTCGCCACGCTGAAGACGGACACGGGGACGGCGCTGCGGGTGATGCCGAAGCTCCGCACCCGGGCCCGGGTGCTGGTGGCGGAGAGCGGCCTGAAAACCCCGCGGACCTGCTGGCGGCCCAGGACGCGGGCGCGGACGCGGTCCTGGTGGGCGAGTCGCTGCTCCGCGAGCCCGACCCTGGACACGCGCTGCGGCGGCTGCTCGGGCTGGAGGACGCGGCCCCATGAGCGTCCGCGTGAAGGTGTGCGGCGTCACCCGGCTGTCCGACGCGGTGGCCGCGTGGGAGGCGGGCGTGGACGCGCTGGGCCTCAACTTCTATCCGAAGTCCCCCCGCTACCTGGACCTGCCCACGGCGGCGGCCCTGGCGCGCACGCGTCCGCCGCTGGGCGCGCTGCTGGGGGTGTTCGTCAACGCGGCGCCGGACACCATCCGGGAGACGGTGCGCGCCTGCGGCCTCACGGCCGTGCAGCTCCATGGGGACGAGCCCCCGGAGGCCTGCTCGGGCTACGGGGTGCCCGTCATCAAGGCGCTGCGGGTGACGGGGCCGGAAGATGTGGCCCGGGCCCGGACGTATGTGGGCGTGGGGGACGTGAAGGGCCTGCTGCTGGACGGCGCGGCCCCGGGGTACGGCGGCGGCGGGGTGGGCTTCGACTGGTCCCTGGTCGCCGGGCTTTCGGGGAGCGGCGTGCCGGTGCTGGTGGCGGGTGGCCTCAAGCCCTCCAACGTGGCCCAGGCGGTGCGCGCGACGCGGCCCTACGGCGTGGACGTGGCCAGCGGCGTGGAGTCCGCCCCTGGCATCAAGGACGTGGAGGCGGTGCGCGCCTTCGTGCGCGCCGCGAAGTCCATCAACCTCTGGGAGTGACAGACATGAGTACGGAGACTGCCGCCGGCCGCTTCGGGCGCTACGGCGGACGCTACGTGCCGGAGACGCTGGTCCCGGCGCTGCTGGAGCTGGAGGAGGCGTATGCCGCCGCCAGCGCGGACCCGGCCTTCGGTGAGGAGGTCGCCCGGGTGCTGCGCGAGTTCGTGGGCCGGCCCACGACGCTGACGCCCGCCCGTCGCCTCACGGAGGCCTGGGGCGGAGCGGACGTGTGGCTCAAGCGCGAGGACCTGGCGCACACCGGCGCGCACAAAATCAACAACACCGTGGGGCAGGTGCTGCTCGCGAAGCGGATGGGCAAGAAGCGCATCATCGCGGAGACGGGCGCGGGCCAGCACGGCGTGGCCACCGCCACCGCGTGCGCCCTCTTCGGCCTGCCCTGCGAGGTGTACATGGGCGCGCTGGACGTGGAGCGGCAGGCGCTCAACGTCTTCCGCATGCGCGCGCTGGGCGCGGTGGTGCGGCCGGTGGAGTCCGGCTCGCGCACGCTGAAGGACGCGATGAACGAGGCCATGCGCACCTGGGTGTCGCAGGTGTCGGACACGCACTACGTCATCGGCAGCGCGGCAGGGCCGCACCCGTACCCCACGGTGGTGCGCGACTTCCAGGCCGTCATCGGCCGCGAGCTGCGCACGCAGGCCCAGGCGGCCTGGGGTGGACTGCCGGACGCCATCATCGCGTGCGTGGGCGGCGGGTCGAATGCCATTGGCGTGCTGCACCCGTTCATCGGTGACGCCAGCGTGCGGCTGGTGGGCGTGGAGGCCGGAGGCCACGGCCTGGCTTCGAAGCAGCACGGCGCGTCGCTGACGCTGGGGACGGAGGGCGTGCTGCACGGCTCGCGCTCGCTGGTGCTCCAGGACGAGGACGGCCAGATTCAGGAGGCGCACAGCATCTCCGCGGGCCTGGACTACC
Proteins encoded in this window:
- the aroF gene encoding 3-deoxy-7-phosphoheptulonate synthase, whose translation is MLIVMRPDATAQDIERVNDEIRRRGWQPHAIPGGTRTAVGITGNPGAVEPEPFRVLPGVADAVAISQPFKLVSREVKPEDTQLRVGDLTIGGSAFHVIAGPCSVESREQILSTAHAVKKAGATMLRGGAFKPRTSPYEFQGLKGDGLALLAEARQETGLLVTTEVKDTATLQAVADATDILQIGARNMQNFSLLEAVGELRKPVLLKRGMSATIKELLMAAEYIVARGNTQVILCERGIRTFETMTRNTLDLNAVPMLKALSHLPVFVDPSHGIGVRKAVPAMMRAATAVGADGIIVEVHPDPPRAKSDGAQSLDFSEFEKSMNEVRAIAQAMGREVVRLG
- a CDS encoding Isoquinoline 1-oxidoreductase subunit; the encoded protein is MRHLGRMAILLGATLAAAGCKSAKSAPEPAEPPAARAQARAAGASLRPVSAFAGIADERQRSAALFVEAGRVITHPRCVNCHPADGVPRQGMDQRPHVPAVAGGPSGHGTPALPCTACHQERNTPLVGATVRSVPGNPKWALAPAEMAWVGVPLGKICEQLKDPARNGGKSLEALHHHMAEDVLVGWGWEPGAGLEPVPGTQRAFGELIRAWIDTGAVCPRP
- a CDS encoding alpha/beta hydrolase produces the protein MRTLMKCMGLLLLVLGCACASTRPAVLEPVPPHQTFTLESAKLKETRHITVYLPPGYAATPEARFPVLYMPDGGLKEDFPHLATTVDAAIRAGELRPLIIVGIENTVRRRDMTGPTTVASDREVAPVIGGSAEFRAFIHEELMPEVERRYRVTRERAIIGESLAGYFIVETFFLQPELFDTYLALSPSLWWNAESLVKEAGERLAARPDLRAGLYVSSADETDIVPAVARLGEVLRASAPPGLKWEVEPRPDLRHDNIYRKSSPGVLRKWLPPVKTAEGSH
- the trpD gene encoding anthranilate phosphoribosyltransferase, encoding MTLKEALGKVVGRRDLTREEMTRVMGLMLAGEASPAQVGALATALKMKGETEDEILGAAEAMRACAAKLSPRAEVVLDTCGTGGDGAHTFNISTAVAFVAAGAGVTVAKHGNRAVSSRCGSADVLAALGVSMERPHERVARDIDEHGVGFLFAPSHHGALRHVAQARRDMGFHSVFNLLGPLTNPAGARYQLLGTFDGGRVEQTARVLGRLGSRRAWVVHGHDGLDEISPCSATQVAELREDGTVHTFTVSPRDAGLDVVPREAIAGGDAEENAQRLRALLDGERSGLRTAVLLNAAAALVVVGLVTDLRDGVRKAEHAIDSGAARRKLAALIDGAVS
- a CDS encoding sigma-70 family RNA polymerase sigma factor; this translates as MKDLPDSRNQVFAFEEHRAALVGHCYRMLGSISEADDAVQETMVRAWRAMDRFEGRSSVRTWLYTIATRVCMDALSASGRRARPMELGPAYSIDGPLTPLPANSWIEPIPDALAVPSDVDPSEQVSLRQSIRLAFLAALQHLPPKQRAVLLLAEVLGWPAAEIAETLETSVASVNSALQRARVTLSDLGLDDSDYQAPQSDAQAALLDRYVDAFERYDMDAFTALLHEEVTLNMPPFSLWLQGHESIRGWFLGRGAVCRGSRLVPTSACGSPAFGQYHASSEGEPYTPWSLIVLELSGGRIAAMTHFLDTKTLFPRFGLPLELPR
- a CDS encoding NAD(P)/FAD-dependent oxidoreductase, translated to MPNPEVIVVGAGLAGLACARALVASRVKVLLLEGSDAPGGRVRTDVHEGFLLDRGFQVYLAAYPEGRRTLDLEALSLRRFIPGARVRRGGRFHTVADPLRRPVDALTHLFAPVGTFGDKLRVLELRQLALSGEVEDVWQRPSRTSRRYLDELGFTEALRESFLRPFFAGIFLEKELSTSSRFLEFVFRMFASGYAAVPESGMGVIPEQLAARLPAGMLRMRAPVSDVWGHRVRLADGELIGARAVVVATDPASAVGLLPGMVPPLMNRVTCLYFAAPEPPVEGPWLLLNGEGRGRVNNVAVMSEVSPAYAPRGQALVSVSVVGATPDLDTLQAEVRAELADWFGPAVSAWRHLRTYALPLALPAQPPEALEPPRRPVRLSPGLFVCGDHRDNASIDGALMSGRRAAEAVLRELEHG
- a CDS encoding phosphoribosylanthranilate isomerase, which codes for MSVRVKVCGVTRLSDAVAAWEAGVDALGLNFYPKSPRYLDLPTAAALARTRPPLGALLGVFVNAAPDTIRETVRACGLTAVQLHGDEPPEACSGYGVPVIKALRVTGPEDVARARTYVGVGDVKGLLLDGAAPGYGGGGVGFDWSLVAGLSGSGVPVLVAGGLKPSNVAQAVRATRPYGVDVASGVESAPGIKDVEAVRAFVRAAKSINLWE
- the trpB gene encoding tryptophan synthase subunit beta, translating into MSTETAAGRFGRYGGRYVPETLVPALLELEEAYAAASADPAFGEEVARVLREFVGRPTTLTPARRLTEAWGGADVWLKREDLAHTGAHKINNTVGQVLLAKRMGKKRIIAETGAGQHGVATATACALFGLPCEVYMGALDVERQALNVFRMRALGAVVRPVESGSRTLKDAMNEAMRTWVSQVSDTHYVIGSAAGPHPYPTVVRDFQAVIGRELRTQAQAAWGGLPDAIIACVGGGSNAIGVLHPFIGDASVRLVGVEAGGHGLASKQHGASLTLGTEGVLHGSRSLVLQDEDGQIQEAHSISAGLDYPGVGPELAHLAKTGRMEVRTATDDEALAAFYEVARLEGILPALETSHAFARGRELARELGAGRHLVINCSGRGDKDVATISARGVPPPVGVKA
- a CDS encoding VOC family protein, producing the protein MKVSRPRKLFLNLPVADLKRSVDFFTRLGFEFNKDFTDENATCMVVGEDAFVMLLTHTRFKDFIKKPLHDATQSTAGTYALSADSKAEVDEMVKIALANGGSPAAEAMDLGFMYGGSFYDPDGHHWELAWMDPGQMPPQ